The Elaeis guineensis isolate ETL-2024a chromosome 14, EG11, whole genome shotgun sequence genome has a segment encoding these proteins:
- the LOC105057602 gene encoding non-specific phospholipase C2 encodes MEITKRRKSHCPLPWLSFLLLLSGGAPPVSAAGPIKTVVVLVMENRSFDHMLGWMKRLNPEINGVTGSEWNPVSTSDPASPRVYFGDGAHFVDPDPGHSFQAIREQIFGSNDTSAAPPPMNGFVQQARSMSANMTESVMNGFVPELVPVYKALVEEFALFDRWFASVPASTQPNRLYVHSATSHGATSNIASMLAKGYPQRTIFENIYDAGLSFGIYYQSIPTTLFYRNLRKLKYLTKFHSYDKFKDQASKGSLPNYVVIEQQYLDSKSEPANDDHPSHDVYQGQMFVKEVYETLRSSPQWNQTLLIITYDEHGGFFDHVPTPVGGVPSPDDVVGPDPFDFTFDRLGVRVPTILVSPWIEKGTVIHGPNGVPSPTSEYEHSSIPATVKKIFDLPSPYLTKRDAWAGTFEGIVLSRTGPRTDCPEQLPTPVKIRNSEANEDAKLSEFQQELTQLASVLNGDHLITSFEQKILKPMNVREGIAYTENAVKRFFEAGMSAKKMGVDEEQIVKMRPSLTTRFSSSAAQP; translated from the exons ATGGAGATAACGAAGCGAAGGAAGTCGCATTGCCCCCTCCCATGGCtctctttcctcctcctcctctcgggCGGAGCGCCACCGGTCTCGGCCGCCGGTCCAATAAAGACGGTGGTGGTCCTCGTAATGGAGAATCGGTCCTTCGACCACATGCTGGGGTGGATGAAGCGGCTCAACCCGGAGATCAACGGAGTAACCGGTTCTGAATGGAACCCGGTCTCCACCTCCGACCCGGCCTCCCCCCGGGTCTACTTCGGCGACGGCGCCCACTTCGTGGACCCGGACCCGGGCCACTCGTTCCAGGCTATCCGGGAGCAGATCTTCGGGTCCAACGACACGTCGGCGGCGCCGCCGCCGATGAACGGGTTCGTGCAGCAGGCCCGGTCCATGTCGGCCAACATGACGGAGAGCGTGATGAACGGGTTCGTGCCGGAGTTGGTGCCGGTTTACAAGGCATTGGTGGAGGAATTCGCCCTGTTCGACCGGTGGTTCGCGTCGGTCCCGGCCTCGACCCAGCCGAACCGGCTCTACGTCCACTCCGCCACCTCCCACGGCGCCACCAGCAACATCGCCAG CATGCTAGCGAAGGGGTACCCACAGAGGACAATATTCGAGAATATTTATGATGCAGGACTGTCTTTTGGCATCTACTACCAGAGCATACCTACCACCCTCTTCTACCGTAACCTTCGGAAGCTCAAGTACCTCACCAAGTTCCACTCCTATGACAAGTTCAAGGATCAAGCCAGCAAAGGCTCTCTCCCCAATTATGTGGTCATCGAACAGCAGTACTTGGATTCCAAGTCCGAGCCTGCCAATGATGATCACCCATCTCATGATGTCTACCAGGGCCAGATGTTTGTCAAGGAGGTGTACGAAACCCTTCGCTCCAGTCCTCAGTGGAACCAAACTCTCTTAATCATCACCTATGATGAGCATGGTGGCTTCTTTGATCATGTCCCAACACCTGTCGGTGGTGTCCCCAGCCCTGATGATGTTGTCGGCCCCGACCCCTTCGACTTCACGTTTGACCGCTTGGGAGTTAGGGTGCCAACCATTTTGGTCTCTCCTTGGATTGAGAAGGGCACTG TCATTCATGGTCCCAATGGTGTACCATCTCCAACTTCAGAGTATGAGCATTCATCCATACCTGCAACTGTAAAGAAAATTTTTGATCTCCCCTCTCCATACCTGACTAAGAGGGATGCATGGGCTGGCACCTTTGAAGGCATCGTGCTAAGTAGGACAGGACCCAGAACTGACTGCCCAG AGCAACTTCCAACTCCAGTGAAGATCAGGAATAGTGAAGCTAATGAGGATGCCAAGTTGAGTGAGTTTCAACAGGAACTTACGCAACTCGCATCGGTGCTGAATGGCGATCATCTCATTACCAGTTTTGAACAGAAAATATTGAAGCCAATGAATGTTAGGGAAGGGATAGCCTACACGGAGAATGCAGTCAAGCGTTTCTTTGAAGCTGGAATGTCCGCAAAGAAAATGGGTGTTGACGAAGAACAAATCGTGAAGATGAGACCATCACTCACCACCAGGTTCTCATCATCAGCTGCCCAACCTTAG